In one window of Gemmatimonadota bacterium DNA:
- a CDS encoding pyridoxal phosphate-dependent aminotransferase family protein — protein sequence MQLFDKCRQFTKAREVQAAGLYPYFKPISDSEDTAVVIEGQKRIMLGSNNYLGLTHHPKVLEAASRALHRYGSGCTGSRFLNGTLDLHGQLEAALAEFLGKEDCLVFSTGYQANLGLISGLIGRGDLVYLDKLDHASIVDGAKMSYGDTLRFSHGDLAGLDRMIERTRNNRGAMIVVDGVYSMEGDIANVPELVRIARKHGVALALDDAHSLGVLGPNGDGTAAHFGMTDEVDLIAGTFSKSLASIGGFVAGSENVIHFLKHHSRPLIFTASLPPANTAGVLAALEVLRSEPERRTLLWANTHRFINGMRDLGYNIGETETPIIPVLIGPMETTFVFWRKLYDAGVFTNPVMPPAVPPSQCRLRTSLMATHTFDQIDYCLEQFASIGKALGVI from the coding sequence ATCCAGCTCTTCGACAAGTGCCGGCAGTTCACCAAGGCACGCGAAGTCCAGGCGGCGGGGCTGTACCCCTACTTCAAGCCGATTTCCGATTCCGAAGACACCGCGGTGGTCATCGAAGGCCAGAAGCGGATCATGCTCGGATCGAACAACTACCTGGGCCTGACCCACCACCCCAAGGTGCTCGAGGCGGCCTCCCGTGCGCTGCATCGCTACGGCTCGGGGTGCACCGGCAGCCGGTTCCTGAATGGCACCCTCGACCTCCACGGCCAGCTCGAGGCCGCGCTGGCGGAGTTCCTGGGGAAGGAAGACTGCCTCGTCTTCTCCACCGGTTACCAGGCCAACCTCGGGCTCATCTCCGGCCTGATCGGCCGCGGCGACCTCGTCTACCTCGACAAGCTCGACCACGCCTCGATCGTCGATGGCGCCAAGATGTCGTACGGCGACACCCTGCGCTTCAGCCACGGCGACCTGGCGGGCCTCGACCGCATGATTGAGCGCACCCGGAACAACCGCGGCGCGATGATCGTGGTCGACGGCGTGTACTCCATGGAAGGGGACATCGCAAACGTCCCGGAGCTGGTGCGCATCGCCCGCAAGCACGGGGTGGCGCTGGCGCTCGACGACGCGCACTCCCTGGGCGTCCTCGGCCCCAACGGCGACGGCACCGCGGCGCACTTCGGCATGACCGACGAGGTGGACCTGATCGCGGGGACCTTCTCGAAGTCGCTGGCCTCCATCGGCGGCTTCGTGGCGGGCTCCGAGAACGTCATCCACTTCCTCAAGCACCACAGCCGCCCGCTGATCTTCACCGCGTCGCTGCCGCCGGCCAACACCGCCGGCGTGCTGGCGGCGCTCGAGGTGCTGCGAAGCGAGCCGGAGCGGCGCACCCTGCTGTGGGCCAACACGCACCGCTTCATCAACGGCATGCGCGACCTCGGGTACAACATCGGCGAGACCGAGACCCCGATCATCCCGGTGCTGATCGGCCCGATGGAGACCACGTTCGTGTTCTGGCGGAAGCTCTACGATGCCGGCGTCTTCACCAACCCGGTCATGCCGCCGGCGGTGCCACCGTCCCAATGCCGGCTGCGCACCAGCCTCATGGCCACCCACACCTTCGACCAGATCGACTACTGCCTGGAGCAGTTCGCGTCGATCGGCAAGGCCCTGGGGGTCATCTGA